From a single Kitasatospora azatica KCTC 9699 genomic region:
- a CDS encoding discoidin domain-containing protein, protein MSSTRPARARAAALTLLAMLLALLPLLSPAPARAAGTNLALGKAASASSTTDVYAAGDLNDGNQSSYWESANNAFPQWAQIDLGAIASVNQVVLKLPTANWAARTQTLSLLSSTDGSSFGTVVASAGYTFDPASNNTVTINFAATNARYLRATITANTGWPAGQLSEFEIYGTLGGDTAPPTAPTNLAYTQPQSGQIRLTWGASTDNVGVTGYDVYANGAKVATVDGATLSYTDSRPDTATVGYTVRAHDAAGNQSPDSNSVTRTGSGGGTGSNLAVGKPISGSANTYVYAPANANDGDLTTYFEGSSYPSTLTVKLGANADLSAVKVLLNPASVWSARTQTIQVLGREQSASGFTSISAAQTYGFDPATGNAVTIPVGARVSDVELSITGNSGAPGGQVAEFQVIGTPAPNPDLTVTASSWTPTAPVETDPVTVSASVKNAGNAAAGATSVNFYLGSAKVATAAVGALAAGASQTVSASIGTQPAGGYPLTAKVNENGAVIESNTGNNSYTNPGNLVVAAVQSSDLVAAPVAWTPSNPSAGNAVGFSVTLKNQGNLATASGSHAITSTLLDSTGATVQTFTGSYSGSLAPGASSAPVAMGSWTAVDGKYTVHTVIAADADELSVKQANNTSDTPLAVGRGANMPYDTYQAEDGQLGGGAAVVGPNRVIGDLAGEASGRKAVTLNSTGSYVQWISRESTNTLVTRFSVPDAPGGGGSTATLDLYVNGTLVQPVTLTSHYAWLYGAETGPGNDPGAGGPRHIYDEAHVLLGQTIPAGATIKLQKDAANSSQYAIDFVDLEQATAVANPDPAAYVTPAGFAQQDVQNALDKVRMDTTGTLTGVYLPVGQYQVSSKLQVYGKAVKVLGAGPWFTQFDSPTTQDSTDDGWSVSASANGSSFAGFAWFGNYVSRIDGPGKVFDLTDVSNLTVDNIWIEHQVCAIWGTHVNGLTATDLRIRDTFADGINLTNGSQNNLVSNDEARSTGDDSFALFAATDHNSADLKNNTFQNLTALTPWRAAGVAVYGGYANTLQNLYVADTLTYAGITVSSLNFGYPFEGFGASPQTVIQNVSLVRDGGHFWGSQVFPALWLFSATQPFQGIRINNLDITDPTYAGIMFQTDYSGGTALNPITDTVFTNVSITGAQQSGDAYNAKSGYGIWANPLPESGQGPAVGSVTFNHLTENNNHIDLYNPTSTFTITVNP, encoded by the coding sequence ATGTCCAGTACCCGACCGGCGAGGGCCAGAGCCGCCGCGCTCACGCTCCTCGCCATGCTCCTGGCCCTGCTGCCGCTGCTCAGTCCCGCGCCCGCCCGCGCGGCCGGCACCAACCTGGCGCTGGGCAAGGCCGCCTCGGCCAGCAGCACCACCGATGTCTACGCGGCCGGCGATCTCAACGACGGCAACCAGTCCAGCTACTGGGAGAGCGCCAACAACGCCTTCCCGCAGTGGGCGCAGATCGACCTCGGCGCGATCGCTTCGGTGAACCAGGTGGTGCTCAAGCTGCCGACCGCGAACTGGGCGGCCCGCACCCAGACGCTCTCCCTGCTGTCCAGCACCGACGGCAGCAGCTTCGGCACCGTGGTCGCCTCGGCCGGCTACACCTTCGACCCGGCGAGCAACAACACCGTCACCATCAACTTCGCCGCCACCAACGCCCGTTACCTGCGGGCCACGATCACCGCGAACACCGGTTGGCCGGCCGGCCAGCTGTCCGAGTTCGAGATCTACGGCACCCTCGGCGGTGACACCGCCCCGCCCACCGCGCCGACCAACCTCGCCTACACCCAGCCGCAGTCCGGCCAGATCAGGCTGACCTGGGGCGCCTCGACCGACAACGTCGGCGTCACCGGCTACGACGTCTACGCCAACGGCGCCAAGGTGGCGACCGTCGACGGCGCGACCCTGAGCTACACCGACAGCCGGCCGGACACCGCCACGGTCGGCTACACCGTGCGCGCCCACGACGCGGCGGGCAACCAGTCGCCGGACAGCAACAGCGTCACCCGCACCGGCTCCGGCGGCGGGACCGGCAGCAACCTGGCCGTCGGCAAGCCGATCTCCGGCAGCGCCAACACCTACGTCTACGCCCCCGCCAACGCCAACGACGGCGACCTGACCACCTACTTCGAGGGCTCCAGCTACCCGAGCACCCTCACCGTCAAGCTCGGCGCCAACGCGGACCTGAGCGCCGTCAAGGTGCTGCTCAACCCGGCCTCCGTCTGGTCCGCCCGGACCCAGACCATCCAGGTGCTGGGCCGCGAGCAGAGCGCCAGCGGCTTCACCTCCATCAGCGCCGCGCAGACCTACGGCTTCGACCCCGCCACCGGAAACGCCGTCACCATCCCGGTCGGCGCCCGCGTTTCGGACGTGGAGCTGAGCATCACCGGCAACAGCGGCGCACCGGGCGGGCAGGTCGCCGAGTTCCAGGTGATCGGCACGCCGGCGCCCAACCCGGACCTGACCGTCACCGCCTCCTCCTGGACGCCCACCGCGCCCGTGGAGACCGACCCGGTGACCGTCTCGGCCAGCGTCAAGAACGCCGGCAACGCCGCGGCGGGCGCCACCAGCGTCAACTTCTACCTGGGCAGCGCCAAGGTCGCCACCGCCGCGGTCGGCGCGCTGGCCGCGGGCGCGTCCCAGACCGTCAGCGCCTCGATCGGCACCCAGCCGGCGGGCGGTTACCCGCTGACCGCCAAGGTGAACGAGAACGGCGCCGTCATCGAGTCGAACACCGGCAACAACAGCTACACCAACCCGGGCAACCTGGTGGTCGCCGCCGTCCAGAGCTCGGACCTGGTCGCCGCGCCGGTCGCCTGGACGCCGTCGAACCCGTCGGCCGGAAACGCGGTCGGCTTCTCGGTGACGCTGAAGAACCAGGGCAACCTGGCCACCGCGAGCGGCTCGCACGCGATCACCAGCACGCTGCTGGACAGCACCGGTGCGACCGTGCAGACCTTCACCGGCTCGTACAGCGGCTCGTTGGCCCCGGGCGCCAGCAGCGCGCCGGTGGCGATGGGCAGTTGGACGGCCGTGGACGGCAAGTACACCGTGCACACGGTGATCGCCGCCGACGCCGACGAGTTGTCGGTCAAGCAGGCCAACAACACCAGTGACACGCCGCTGGCGGTCGGCCGCGGCGCCAACATGCCGTACGACACCTACCAGGCCGAGGACGGCCAACTCGGCGGCGGCGCGGCCGTGGTCGGCCCCAACCGGGTCATCGGCGACCTGGCCGGCGAGGCCTCCGGCCGCAAGGCGGTCACGCTCAACTCGACCGGCTCGTACGTGCAGTGGATCTCGCGGGAGAGCACCAACACGCTGGTCACCCGGTTCTCCGTCCCGGACGCCCCGGGCGGCGGCGGCAGCACGGCCACCCTCGACCTGTACGTGAACGGCACGCTGGTCCAGCCGGTCACGCTGACCTCGCACTACGCCTGGCTGTACGGCGCCGAGACCGGCCCGGGCAACGACCCCGGCGCCGGCGGGCCGCGCCACATCTACGACGAGGCGCACGTGCTGCTGGGCCAGACCATCCCGGCCGGCGCCACCATCAAGCTGCAGAAGGACGCCGCCAACTCCTCCCAGTACGCGATCGACTTCGTCGACCTCGAGCAGGCCACCGCGGTCGCCAACCCGGACCCCGCCGCCTACGTCACCCCCGCCGGCTTCGCCCAGCAGGACGTGCAGAACGCGCTCGACAAGGTCCGGATGGACACCACCGGCACCCTGACCGGCGTCTACCTGCCCGTCGGCCAGTACCAGGTGTCCAGCAAGCTCCAGGTCTACGGCAAGGCCGTCAAGGTGCTCGGCGCCGGCCCCTGGTTCACCCAGTTCGACTCCCCCACCACCCAGGACAGCACCGACGACGGCTGGTCGGTCTCGGCCAGCGCGAACGGCTCCTCGTTCGCCGGCTTCGCCTGGTTCGGCAACTACGTCTCGCGGATCGACGGCCCGGGCAAGGTCTTCGACCTCACCGACGTCTCCAACCTCACCGTCGACAACATCTGGATCGAGCACCAGGTGTGCGCCATCTGGGGGACGCACGTCAACGGCCTGACCGCGACCGACCTGCGCATCCGCGACACCTTCGCCGACGGCATCAACCTGACCAACGGCAGCCAGAACAACCTGGTCAGCAACGACGAGGCCCGCTCCACCGGTGACGACAGCTTCGCCCTGTTCGCCGCCACCGACCACAACAGCGCCGACCTGAAGAACAACACCTTCCAGAACCTCACCGCACTGACCCCCTGGCGGGCGGCCGGCGTCGCGGTCTACGGCGGCTACGCCAACACCCTGCAGAACCTGTACGTCGCCGACACCCTCACCTACGCCGGCATCACCGTCAGCTCGCTGAACTTCGGCTACCCCTTCGAGGGCTTCGGGGCCAGCCCGCAGACCGTGATCCAGAACGTCTCGCTGGTCCGCGACGGCGGGCACTTCTGGGGCAGCCAGGTCTTCCCCGCGCTCTGGCTCTTCTCGGCCACCCAGCCCTTCCAGGGCATCCGGATCAACAACCTGGACATCACCGACCCGACCTACGCGGGCATCATGTTCCAGACCGACTACTCCGGCGGCACCGCGCTCAACCCGATCACCGACACGGTCTTCACCAACGTCAGCATCACCGGCGCGCAGCAGAGCGGTGACGCCTACAACGCCAAGTCCGGCTACGGGATCTGGGCCAACCCGCTGCCGGAGAGCGGGCAGGGACCGGCGGTCGGCTCGGTCACCTTCAACCACCTGACCGAGAACAACAACCACATCGACCTGTACAACCCCACCTCGACCTTCACCATCACCGTCAACCCGTAA
- a CDS encoding sensor histidine kinase, producing MHGDAGGWLVVALVAAVVAAGWLGVALLRERRLHRKALEDRGWLLERERESAARGAVDAERARIAQELHDIVSHNVSLMVVQAGAAREVLESMPEAAAAALGAVEGAGRDAMTELRHLLGLLAPAADGTDREPDLAPQPSLRRLSALVDRIAFAGLPVEVRISGEPRTLPTGIDLTAYRIVQEALTNALRHGDGGKAEVTVRYSERYLRVEVLNSGPSVLRGGAPAPGGRADGTGRGLLGLRERVAVYGGDLDARRRLGGGYRVRARLPLEGA from the coding sequence ATGCACGGGGACGCGGGGGGCTGGTTGGTCGTCGCCCTGGTGGCGGCGGTGGTCGCAGCGGGCTGGCTGGGGGTGGCGTTGCTGCGTGAGCGGCGGTTGCACCGCAAGGCGCTGGAGGACCGCGGCTGGCTGCTGGAGCGCGAGCGGGAGAGCGCGGCGCGCGGCGCGGTGGACGCCGAGCGGGCTCGGATCGCCCAGGAGCTGCACGACATCGTCAGCCACAACGTGAGCCTGATGGTGGTGCAGGCCGGCGCGGCCCGTGAGGTGTTGGAGAGCATGCCCGAGGCGGCGGCCGCCGCGCTGGGCGCGGTGGAGGGCGCGGGCCGGGACGCGATGACGGAGCTGCGCCACCTGCTCGGCCTGCTCGCCCCGGCGGCGGACGGCACCGACCGGGAGCCCGACCTCGCGCCGCAGCCGAGCCTGCGCCGACTCAGCGCGCTGGTGGACCGGATCGCCTTCGCCGGGCTGCCGGTGGAGGTGCGCATCTCGGGGGAGCCGCGCACGCTGCCGACCGGGATCGACCTGACGGCGTATCGGATCGTGCAGGAGGCGCTGACCAATGCGCTGCGGCACGGCGACGGGGGGAAGGCCGAGGTGACGGTGCGTTACAGCGAGCGCTACCTGCGGGTGGAGGTGCTGAACAGCGGGCCGAGCGTGCTGCGCGGCGGCGCGCCCGCGCCGGGCGGCAGGGCCGACGGAACGGGTCGCGGCCTGCTCGGGCTGCGCGAGCGCGTCGCCGTCTACGGCGGCGACCTGGACGCCCGGCGCCGGCTCGGCGGCGGCTACCGGGTGCGCGCCCGGCTCCCGCTGGAGGGGGCATGA
- a CDS encoding FtsX-like permease family protein — protein MSAVWRASRAAVKRRRLQTLVIGLVVFLSATTLVVALGLLDATTAPFERVFNGRSGAQLTATFDPAKATGAQLAETARRPGVTAAAGPFGEAVVTLTDLPVGNPSQPFTLVGRTDPGGPVDRLDVWAGRWATAPGEVVLNLPRAVGTLPDLIGSARTVTGHGKLTVVGVAYSVTQSADGWVTPDQLAELHPGAVQMLYRFAHAGTAGEVDAGKAVVTGGLPAGSLVTALSYLTIEQQIAAGPGAYVPLLVTFGVLGLIVAVLIVGNVISGAVVSGFRHIGVLKALGFTPNQVVAVYLTMLSVPAVVGCVLGTVLGNLAAQPLVTQTLRGFGGSEYVISPWVDVVTLLGLPVVVVLAALVPALRAHRLSAARAISAGSAPRPGRALRVQRRLAGSRLPRSVSLGLGLPFARPGRTALTLAAVLLGAATVTLTTGLTSTMTKYGDAIEGSGHRSVEVYSGKARMGQTEPRLSSTDTEAMLRGLPGAVHVMADSYVDANLVGFPQTATISAMRGDSAVLGPTLLKGRWFSGPGEIVASAGFLKKRGLAVGDHLTVDLGGRQGQVAIVGTAMIGAPDLVFADWRAVQAIAPDDQALTWSVQYEVQLAPGTDYNAYMAAVAAADPGLYPHDARAVNAGAVTVISTASILTLLLGTVTALGVFNTVVLNTRERRRDLGMLKSIGMTPRQVTVMMVTSMAGVGLVGGLLGTPIGVLAHQLIVPLSFGVGGVQLPGSMLHIWSPPLLAALALAGMLIAALGALLPARSAARLTIAEVLRSE, from the coding sequence ATGAGCGCGGTCTGGCGGGCCTCCCGCGCCGCGGTCAAGCGCCGCCGGCTGCAGACCTTGGTGATCGGCCTGGTGGTCTTCCTCTCCGCCACCACCCTGGTGGTCGCGCTCGGCCTGCTGGACGCCACCACCGCCCCCTTCGAGCGGGTCTTCAACGGCCGGTCCGGCGCCCAGCTGACCGCCACCTTCGACCCCGCCAAGGCCACCGGGGCCCAGCTCGCCGAGACCGCCCGCCGGCCGGGCGTGACGGCCGCGGCCGGCCCGTTCGGCGAGGCCGTGGTGACGCTGACCGACCTGCCGGTGGGCAACCCGAGCCAGCCCTTCACCCTGGTCGGCCGGACCGACCCGGGCGGGCCGGTGGACCGGCTGGACGTCTGGGCCGGCCGCTGGGCCACCGCCCCGGGCGAGGTGGTGCTCAACCTGCCGCGCGCCGTCGGCACCCTCCCCGACCTGATCGGCTCCGCCCGCACCGTCACCGGCCACGGCAAGCTCACCGTGGTCGGCGTGGCCTACAGCGTGACCCAGTCGGCCGACGGCTGGGTGACACCCGATCAGCTGGCCGAGCTGCATCCCGGCGCCGTCCAGATGCTCTACCGCTTCGCCCACGCCGGGACGGCCGGCGAGGTCGACGCGGGCAAGGCGGTGGTCACCGGCGGGCTGCCGGCCGGCTCACTGGTCACCGCGCTCTCCTATCTGACGATCGAGCAGCAGATCGCCGCCGGACCGGGGGCGTACGTCCCGCTGCTGGTGACCTTCGGCGTTCTCGGCCTGATCGTGGCGGTGCTGATCGTCGGCAATGTGATCAGCGGTGCGGTGGTCTCGGGCTTCCGGCACATCGGGGTGCTCAAGGCGCTCGGCTTCACCCCGAACCAGGTGGTGGCGGTCTATCTGACGATGCTCTCGGTACCGGCGGTGGTCGGCTGCGTGCTCGGCACGGTGCTGGGCAACCTGGCGGCGCAGCCGCTGGTGACCCAGACGCTGCGCGGCTTCGGCGGCTCGGAGTACGTGATCAGCCCCTGGGTGGACGTGGTGACGCTGCTCGGCCTGCCCGTGGTGGTGGTGCTCGCCGCGCTGGTCCCGGCGCTGCGCGCACACCGGCTCTCCGCCGCCCGGGCGATCAGCGCGGGCAGCGCGCCCCGGCCCGGGCGGGCGCTGCGGGTCCAGCGCCGGCTGGCCGGCAGCCGGCTGCCGCGCTCGGTCAGCCTGGGCCTGGGCCTGCCGTTCGCCCGTCCGGGGCGGACCGCGCTGACCCTGGCGGCGGTGCTGCTCGGCGCCGCCACCGTCACCCTCACCACCGGGCTGACCAGCACCATGACCAAGTACGGCGACGCGATCGAGGGGTCCGGCCACCGGTCGGTCGAGGTCTACTCCGGCAAGGCCCGGATGGGCCAGACCGAGCCGCGGCTGAGCAGTACCGACACCGAGGCGATGCTGCGCGGCCTGCCGGGCGCGGTGCACGTGATGGCCGACTCCTACGTGGACGCCAACCTGGTCGGCTTCCCGCAGACCGCCACCATCAGCGCGATGCGTGGCGACTCGGCGGTCCTCGGCCCCACGCTGCTCAAGGGTCGCTGGTTCTCCGGCCCGGGCGAGATCGTCGCCTCCGCCGGCTTCCTGAAGAAGCGCGGGCTCGCCGTCGGCGACCACCTCACGGTGGACCTGGGCGGCCGGCAGGGCCAGGTGGCCATCGTCGGCACCGCCATGATCGGCGCACCCGACCTGGTCTTCGCCGACTGGCGGGCCGTCCAGGCGATCGCGCCGGACGACCAGGCCCTCACCTGGTCGGTGCAGTACGAGGTCCAACTCGCGCCCGGCACCGACTACAACGCGTACATGGCGGCCGTGGCGGCGGCCGACCCGGGGCTCTACCCGCACGACGCGCGGGCGGTGAACGCCGGCGCCGTGACCGTGATCAGCACCGCGAGCATCCTCACCCTGCTGCTCGGCACGGTCACCGCGCTCGGCGTCTTCAACACCGTGGTGCTCAACACCCGCGAGCGCCGCCGCGACCTGGGCATGCTCAAGTCGATCGGGATGACGCCGCGTCAGGTGACGGTGATGATGGTGACCTCGATGGCCGGGGTGGGCCTGGTCGGCGGACTGCTCGGGACGCCGATCGGGGTCCTCGCCCACCAGCTGATCGTGCCGCTCTCCTTCGGGGTGGGCGGGGTGCAGCTCCCCGGCTCCATGCTGCACATCTGGTCGCCGCCGCTGCTGGCCGCGCTCGCGCTGGCCGGGATGCTGATCGCGGCCCTGGGCGCGCTGCTGCCGGCCCGGTCGGCGGCTCGGCTGACCATCGCCGAGGTGCTGCGCAGCGAGTGA
- a CDS encoding ABC transporter ATP-binding protein — MTEQGHQGNLDNVVVRLDDVRKEYGETAALDGVSLEIRAGEAVAVMGPSGCGKSTLLNMVAGLDRPSSGRVVVNGEDLGTLNETGLALFRRRRIGMVFQFFNLIDDLPALDNVALAAQLTGSSASQARRRALELLDELGIADRRSVYPAALSGGERQRVAVARALMNRPALLLADEPTGALDSRSGEQVMDLLIDLNQIGQTLLLVTHDQRLATRCASRLIELADGRVARESALERTA, encoded by the coding sequence ATGACGGAACAGGGGCACCAGGGGAACCTGGACAACGTGGTCGTCCGGCTGGACGACGTGCGCAAGGAGTACGGCGAGACCGCCGCACTGGACGGGGTCTCACTGGAGATCAGGGCCGGCGAGGCGGTGGCCGTGATGGGGCCCTCGGGCTGCGGGAAGTCCACCCTGCTCAACATGGTGGCCGGGCTGGACCGGCCCAGCTCGGGCCGGGTGGTGGTGAACGGCGAGGACCTCGGCACGCTGAACGAGACCGGCCTGGCGCTCTTCCGCCGCCGCCGGATCGGCATGGTCTTCCAGTTCTTCAACCTGATCGACGACCTGCCGGCGCTGGACAACGTGGCGCTGGCCGCCCAGCTCACCGGCAGCTCGGCGAGCCAGGCCCGCCGGCGGGCGCTGGAGCTGCTGGACGAACTCGGCATCGCCGACCGGCGCTCGGTCTACCCGGCGGCGCTCAGCGGCGGCGAGCGCCAGCGGGTGGCGGTGGCCCGGGCGCTGATGAACCGTCCGGCGCTGCTGCTGGCCGACGAGCCGACCGGGGCGCTGGACAGCCGCTCCGGCGAGCAGGTGATGGACCTGCTGATCGACCTCAACCAGATCGGGCAGACCCTGCTGCTGGTGACCCACGACCAGCGCCTGGCCACCCGCTGCGCCAGCCGGCTGATCGAACTCGCCGACGGCAGGGTGGCCCGCGAGAGCGCCCTGGAGCGGACGGCATGA